In Oryza sativa Japonica Group chromosome 11, ASM3414082v1, the following are encoded in one genomic region:
- the LOC9269043 gene encoding uncharacterized protein isoform X1 yields the protein MGNRNEQQEEEQRRARVPAFGEWDEMKAAGVLPDYSLDFSKIRAVRMQRKEGGPLTTWSSTAAGGVEVGGETERRSSSAAGVVVDGRDRRRRRHRHRRHSSDGGADLRRPLRHDRAAAPKERSKLGYLFCCIAG from the exons atggGCAACAGAAACGAG cagcaggaggaggagcagcggcgggcgAGGGTGCCGGCGTTCGGCGAGTGGGACGAGATGAAGGCCGCCGGCGTGCTGCCGGACTACTCCCTCGACTTCTCCAAGATCCGCGCCGTCCGCATGCAGCGCAAGGAGGGTGGGCCCCTCACCACCtggtcctccaccgccgccggcggcgtagAGGTCGGCGGCGAGACGGAGCGGCGCTCATCgtcggccgccggcgtcgtcgtcgacggccgtgatcgccgccgccgccgccaccgccaccgccgacacagcagcgacggcggcgccgacctCCGCCGGCCGCTCCGGCACGACCGTGCTGCAGCTCCCAAG GAGAGGAGCAAGCTGGGCTACCTGTTCTGTTGCATTGCTGGATGA
- the LOC9269043 gene encoding uncharacterized protein isoform X3 yields MGNRNEQQEEEQRRARVPAFGEWDEMKAAGVLPDYSLDFSKIRAVRMQRKEGGPLTTWSSTAAGGVEVGGETERRSSSAAGVVVDGRDRRRRRHRHRRHSSDGGADLRRPLRHDRAAAPKF; encoded by the exons atggGCAACAGAAACGAG cagcaggaggaggagcagcggcgggcgAGGGTGCCGGCGTTCGGCGAGTGGGACGAGATGAAGGCCGCCGGCGTGCTGCCGGACTACTCCCTCGACTTCTCCAAGATCCGCGCCGTCCGCATGCAGCGCAAGGAGGGTGGGCCCCTCACCACCtggtcctccaccgccgccggcggcgtagAGGTCGGCGGCGAGACGGAGCGGCGCTCATCgtcggccgccggcgtcgtcgtcgacggccgtgatcgccgccgccgccgccaccgccaccgccgacacagcagcgacggcggcgccgacctCCGCCGGCCGCTCCGGCACGACCGTGCTGCAGCTCCCAAG TTTTGA
- the LOC9269043 gene encoding uncharacterized protein isoform X2 — MGNRNEQEEEQRRARVPAFGEWDEMKAAGVLPDYSLDFSKIRAVRMQRKEGGPLTTWSSTAAGGVEVGGETERRSSSAAGVVVDGRDRRRRRHRHRRHSSDGGADLRRPLRHDRAAAPKERSKLGYLFCCIAG, encoded by the exons atggGCAACAGAAACGAG caggaggaggagcagcggcgggcgAGGGTGCCGGCGTTCGGCGAGTGGGACGAGATGAAGGCCGCCGGCGTGCTGCCGGACTACTCCCTCGACTTCTCCAAGATCCGCGCCGTCCGCATGCAGCGCAAGGAGGGTGGGCCCCTCACCACCtggtcctccaccgccgccggcggcgtagAGGTCGGCGGCGAGACGGAGCGGCGCTCATCgtcggccgccggcgtcgtcgtcgacggccgtgatcgccgccgccgccgccaccgccaccgccgacacagcagcgacggcggcgccgacctCCGCCGGCCGCTCCGGCACGACCGTGCTGCAGCTCCCAAG GAGAGGAGCAAGCTGGGCTACCTGTTCTGTTGCATTGCTGGATGA
- the LOC107279393 gene encoding UBP1-associated protein 2A-like, which yields MEKKKEKPNRKRRKPRQDPSPDSGPGPDSDCSPPSSPTSLRRLLDPYSKPRLLALLSDAAATAGAGADDDPTLLARIRAAADASPSHRRLFVHGLPPHADAPALAAAFSRFGPLAECDVVARRATGACKGFGFVTFQSRAAARRALREVGRGGVAVAGRAVSAQYATAGAAAAASAAGRRVYVTNVAPGASAERLRAFFAGFGELEGGPFGFDADTGSSRGCALFVYRAAEDARRALEEPYRVFEGRTLHCQLAADPARKSKPRAPPPPPPAPAAVASPLPALQPVLDAVVASGVGDLAKYAQNPAQAAALLGKNPILAAAVLNSALASTTAALKPNPAAASSINPAAVVARSSPVAAPAMKPLAPRSPAAAAAAVVPSPVKIAAGISGGAGLLGPYKPPSSPMLASSIGQRDQC from the coding sequence atggagaaaaagaaagagaaacccAACCGCAAACGCCGCAAACCTCGGCAAGACCCCTCCCCGGACTCCGGCCCCGGCCCCGACTCCgactgctcgccgccgtcctccccgacctccctgcgccgcctcctcgaccCCTACTCCAAGCCCCGCCTCCTCGCGCTCCTctcggacgccgccgccaccgccggagcgGGAGCCGACGACGACCCCACGCTGCTGGCCcgcatccgcgccgccgccgacgcgtccCCCTCCCACCGCAGGCTGTTCGTCCACGGCCTGCCACCGCACGCCGACGCccccgcgctcgccgcggcgttCTCCCGCTTCGGCCCCCTCGCCGAGTGCGACGTCGTCGCGCGGCGCGCCACGGGGGCGTGCAAGGGGTTCGGCTTCGTCACGTTCcagtcccgcgccgccgcccgccgcgcgctccgcgaggtgggccgcggcggcgtcgccgtcgccggccgcgccgtctccgcccagtacgccaccgccggcgccgcggcggcggcgtcggcggcggggaggcgggtGTACGTGACGAACGTCGCGCCGGGCGCGAGCGCGGAGCGGCTGCGCGCCTTCTTCGCGGGGTTCGGGGAGCTCGAGGGCGGGCCGTTCGGCTTCGACGCCGACACGGGCTCCTCCCGCGGCTGCGCCCTCTTCGTGTACCGCGCGGCGGAGGACGCCAGGAGGGCGCTCGAGGAGCCGTACCGCGTCTTCGAGGGGCGCACGCTGCACTgccagctcgccgccgaccccgcccgGAAGAGCAAaccacgcgcgccgccgccgccaccacctgccCCGGCTGCCGTGGCGTCACCGCTGCCGGCGCTGCAGCCGGTTCTTGACGCCGTCGTGGCGTCCGGCGTCGGGGACCTTGCAAAGTACGCGCAGAACCCGGCACAGGCCGCGGCATTGCTCGGGAAGAACCCGATTCTTGCAGCTGCTGTGCTGAATTCTGCATTGGCATCCACTACAGCTGCGCTGAAGCCGAACCCAGCAGCTGCATCATCCATAAATCCGGCTGCTGTTGTTGCCCGCAGTAGTCCGGTGGCTGCACCTGCAATGAAGCCATTGGCACCTCGGAGtccagcagctgctgcagcagcgGTGGTGCCATCTCCGGTGAAGATTGCTGCTGGAATAAGCGGCGGTGCAGGATTGCTTGGGCCATACAAGCCACCGTCCTCGCCAATGTTGGCTTCCTCCATTGGACAAAGGGATCAGTGCTGA
- the LOC4350872 gene encoding transcription factor ILI2, translating into MSSSRRSRTSSRLAAAPPPTDEQMAELISKLQAVLPTRGGEANAKQASSAEVLQEACRYIRRLHREADALSERLAELLLLQPSDLAINGADVPDLIRSLLM; encoded by the exons ATGTCGTCGAGCCGGCGGAGCCGTACATCGTCGAgattggcggcggcgccgccgccgacggatgAGCAGATGGCGGAGCTCATCTCGAAGCTGCAGGCCGTCCTCCCcacccgcggcggcgaggccaatGCCAAG CAGGCGTCAAGTGCCGAGGTGCTGCAGGAGGCGTGCCGCTACATCCGGAGGCTTCACCGGGAGGCGGACGCCCTCAGCGAGAGGCtcgccgagctcctcctcctccagccgtcCGATCTCGCCATCAACGGCGCAGATGTGCCCGACCTCATCCGTAGCCTACTCATGTAA
- the LOC4350873 gene encoding ABC transporter F family member 5 yields the protein MAAPPMELLSSKLLRSSLRLPPSPSLPSPSSRRLRRHAPIHCRLTSSTTTTTTQEEQSAADDLSSLLSTSTSDEPSSSKKKRSNSSSGASSIPTGVRLEGIAKSYKGVTVLRDVSWEVQRGEKVGLVGVNGAGKTTQLRIIAGLEDPDAGAVVKAKDNMRIAFLSQEFEVCASRTVREEFLAAFEEEMEVRSRLEKVQAALEGATEDMDLMGRLLDELDLLQRRSQDVDLGMVEVKIQKLMPELGFAPEDADRLVASFSGGWQMRMSLGKILLQDPDLLLLDEPTNHVDLDTIEWLESYLKTQEVPMVIISHDRAFLDQLCTKIVETEFGVSKTYKGNYSEYVLAKAIWVETQYAAWEKQQKEIEQTKELINRLGAGVNAGRASSEQKKLEKLEKEGLIEKPFQRKQLKIRFPERGQSGRTVLTIRNLEFGFGEEKLFNNANLIVERGEKIAIIGPNGCGKSTLLKLILGMEKTQGGEVLLGEHNVLPNYFEQNQAEALDLEKTVLDTVAEAAEDWKIDDIKGLLGRCNFRDDMLDRKVQFLSGGEKARLAFCKFLVTPSTLLILDEPTNHLDIPSKEMLEEAISEYTGTVITVSHDRYFVKQIVNRVIEVKDQTIQDYQGDYNYYLERNLEARERELAREEELEEKAPKVKAKSKMSKAEKIARKKQKMQAFQQSKQKSKSLKNAKRWK from the exons ATGGCGGCGCCACCCATGGAGCTCCTCTCCTCCAAGCTCCTCCgctcctccctccgcctccccccctccccttccctcccctccccctcctcccgccgcctccgccgccacgccccCATCCACTGCCgcctcacctcctccaccaccaccaccaccacccaagaAGAGCagtccgccgccgacgacctctcctccctcctctccacctccacctccgacGAGCCCTCCTCCTCGAAGAAGAAGCGGTCGAATAGCAGCAGCGGCGCGTCGAGCATCCCGACGGGGGTGCGGCTGGAGGGCATCGCCAAGTCCTACAAGGGGGTGACCGTGCTCAGGGACGTTTCTTGGGAGGTGCAGCGCGGCGAGAAGGTCGGACTCGTCGGCGTCAACGGCGCCGGCAAGACGACCCAGCTCCGCATCATCGCCGGCCTCGAGGaccccgacgccggcgccgtcgtcaaGGCCAAGGACAACATGAGGATCGCCTTCCTCAGCCAGGAGTTCGAGGTGTGCGCGTCGCGCACCGTCAGGGAGGAGTTCCTCGCCGCGttcgaggaggagatggaggtgaGGTCCCGCCTGGAGAAGGTGCAGGCCGCGCTGGAGGGCGCCACCGAGGACATGGACCTCATGGGGCGCCTCCTCGACGAGCTCGACCTGCTGCAGCGGCGGTCGCAGGACGTCGACCTCGGGATGGTCGAGGTCAAGATCCAGAAGCTCATGCCCGAGCTCGGGTTCGCTCCCGAGGACGCCGaccgcctcgtcgcctcctTCAGTGGTGGGTGGCAGATGAGGATGTCCCTCGGCAAGATTCTTCTTCAG GATCCCGATTTGCTGCTGCTCGATGAGCCGACCAATCACGTCGATTTGGACACCATTGAGTGGCTGGAGAGTTACCTCAAGACGCAGGAAGTGCCGATGGTCATCATTTCTCATGACAGGGCTTTCCTGGATCAGTTGTGTACCAAGATAGTGGAAACTGAATTCGGCGTGTCCAAAACGTACAAGGGAAACTATTCGGAATACGTTTTGGCGAAGGCGATTTGGGTGGAGACTCAATATGCCGCATGGGAGAAGCAGCAGAAGGAGATTGAGCAGACAAAGGAACTGATAAACAGACTTGGGGCTGGAGTTAACGCAGGGCGTGCATCGAGTGAGCAGAAG AAATTGGAAAAGCTTGAAAAGGAAGGATTGATTGAGAAGCCTTTCCAAAGGAAGCAGTTGAAGATCAGATTTCCAGAGCGTGGGCAAAGCGGTAGAACTGTATTGACAATAAGGAATCTCGAATTTGGATTTGGGGAAGAG AAATTGTTCAATAATGCAAATCTAATAGTTGAGAGAGGTGAAAAGATAGCCATAATTGGCCCCAATGGATGTGGGAAAAGCACTTTACTTAAGCTTATTTTGGGGATGGAGAAGACACAAGGAGGCGAAGTACTTCTTGGGGAGCATAATGTATTGCCTAATTATTTCGAGCAAAATCAG GCTGAAGCACTTGATTTGGAGAAAACTGTGCTGGATACTGTAGCAGAAGCAGCAGAGGATTGGAAAATTGATGATATCAAAGGTCTCCTTGGTCGTTGCAATTTTAGGGATGATATGTTGGATAGAAAGGTTCAATTCTTAAGTGGTGGAGAGAAG GCGAGGCTTGCCTTCTGCAAGTTCTTGGTGACTCCATCTACTTTATTGATATTGGATGAACCAACAAATCACCTTGATATTCCATCGAAAGAAATGCTTGAG GAGGCAATTTCAGAATACACAGGCACTGTTATAACAGTTTCTCATGACCGGTATTTCGTAAAGCAAATTGTTAACAGAGTTATTGAAGTGAAAGATCAGACTATTCAGGACTATCAAGGAGATTACAAT TATTACCTTGAAAGGAATCTTGAGGCCAGAGAGAGGGAacttgcacgtgaggaagagcTCGAGGAGAAAGCCCCCAAAGTAAAGGCCAAGTCAAAAATGTCAAAG GCAGAGAAAATTGCCAGAAAGAAGCAGAAGATGCAGGCATTCCAGCAAAGCAAGCAAAAATCGAAATCGCTGAAAAACGCGAAGAGGTGGAAGTGA
- the LOC4350872 gene encoding transcription factor ILI2 isoform X1, with protein MSSSRRSRTSSRLAAAPPPTDEQMAELISKLQAVLPTRGGEANAKASSAEVLQEACRYIRRLHREADALSERLAELLLLQPSDLAINGADVPDLIRSLLM; from the exons ATGTCGTCGAGCCGGCGGAGCCGTACATCGTCGAgattggcggcggcgccgccgccgacggatgAGCAGATGGCGGAGCTCATCTCGAAGCTGCAGGCCGTCCTCCCcacccgcggcggcgaggccaatGCCAAG GCGTCAAGTGCCGAGGTGCTGCAGGAGGCGTGCCGCTACATCCGGAGGCTTCACCGGGAGGCGGACGCCCTCAGCGAGAGGCtcgccgagctcctcctcctccagccgtcCGATCTCGCCATCAACGGCGCAGATGTGCCCGACCTCATCCGTAGCCTACTCATGTAA